Proteins from a single region of Campylobacter sputorum:
- a CDS encoding O-acetylhomoserine aminocarboxypropyltransferase/cysteine synthase family protein gives MKKSTIATQFGYDSKEGYGSVNIPIHQTTAYDFGSAEEAANRFNLKSLGQIYTRLTNPTTDIFEAKMAALEEGEAAIGVSSGQAATFFAVANLASNGENIIISNKIYGGSVSLFKHTMKRFGIEARVFDSDTADDLESLIDNKTKAIFFESLSNPQIAIPNLEKITQVAKKYKIITIVDNTVATPILFNPFEHGFDVVIHSASKYINGQGSAIAGVIIERKGLNEYIKSNPRYAHFNEPDDSYHGLVYSELPPSFPIFTLRIRLALLRDIGATLAPFNSWILLQGLETLDLRIKQHSNSALKIASWLEKHPKVKSVNYPGLKSCNTYERAQKYLENGLASGLLSFDVGDFEFAKKILNSTKLFKVVVNIGDSKSIITHPASTTHSQLSEEELKSAGISQGLIRLSIGLEDVDDLINDLSEALK, from the coding sequence ATGAAAAAAAGTACAATTGCAACACAATTTGGTTATGATTCAAAAGAAGGTTATGGAAGCGTAAATATTCCAATACATCAAACAACTGCTTATGATTTTGGTTCTGCTGAAGAAGCAGCTAATAGATTTAACCTAAAAAGTTTGGGTCAGATATATACCCGTTTGACAAATCCAACTACAGATATATTTGAGGCAAAAATGGCAGCATTAGAAGAAGGAGAAGCGGCCATTGGTGTTTCAAGTGGGCAAGCTGCTACTTTTTTTGCTGTTGCAAATTTAGCATCTAATGGAGAAAATATTATAATATCAAATAAAATTTATGGTGGCTCTGTTTCTCTTTTTAAACACACTATGAAAAGATTTGGCATAGAAGCTAGGGTTTTTGATTCAGACACTGCAGATGATTTAGAATCCTTAATAGATAATAAAACTAAGGCAATTTTCTTTGAATCTCTTTCAAATCCGCAAATCGCTATACCAAATTTAGAAAAAATAACACAAGTTGCTAAAAAATATAAAATAATAACAATAGTTGATAATACTGTGGCCACACCGATACTTTTTAATCCGTTTGAGCATGGTTTTGATGTTGTAATTCATAGTGCTAGTAAGTATATAAATGGACAAGGAAGTGCAATAGCTGGCGTTATAATAGAAAGAAAAGGTTTAAATGAATATATAAAATCAAATCCAAGATATGCACATTTTAATGAGCCAGATGATAGTTATCATGGACTTGTTTATAGTGAATTACCACCTTCTTTTCCTATTTTTACACTAAGAATACGCCTTGCATTGTTAAGAGATATAGGTGCAACCCTAGCTCCTTTTAATTCATGGATATTGCTTCAAGGTTTAGAAACTTTGGATTTACGCATAAAACAGCATTCAAATAGTGCTTTAAAGATAGCTTCTTGGCTTGAAAAACACCCAAAAGTTAAAAGCGTTAATTATCCAGGATTAAAAAGTTGTAATACTTACGAAAGAGCACAAAAATACCTTGAAAATGGTCTTGCAAGTGGTTTATTGAGTTTTGATGTTGGGGATTTCGAGTTTGCTAAAAAAATTTTAAACTCAACAAAACTTTTTAAAGTTGTTGTAAATATAGGCGATAGTAAATCTATAATAACTCATCCTGCAAGTACAACTCATTCTCAGCTTAGCGAAGAAGAGCTAAAAAGTGCAGGAATTTCACAAGGTCTTATAAGACTTAGTATAGGATTAGAAGATGTAGATGATCTTATAAATGATTTAAGTGAGGCACTTAAATAA
- the dnaJ gene encoding molecular chaperone DnaJ, with amino-acid sequence MEEDYYEILGISKSASGDEIKSAFRKLALKYHPDRNQGDKEAEEKFKKINEAYQVLSDSEKRSMYDRYGKSGLNGMGGGFGGFEDFDLGDIFSSFFGGGFSRGERNRKKNIDNYELDIEIPVTLTFKEAVFGVKKEINYKIKIPCEVCNGTGAKDGKKTVCSHCHGTGKISQRQGFMSFIQTCPYCNGTGEVVKDKCSACNGKGYEEESTSTTINIPAGVDNGTKIRVSSKGNLSASGVSGDMYIRISVKEDKYFIRHNDDIYIEVPVFFTQAVLGATLSIPNLKDEKLELRLPIGAHDKQQFVFDNEGVVNLKDGSKGRLIAQISMKMPKKLSLEQIDLLEKLEATFDVKSEHDSNGEDSILDKIKNWFK; translated from the coding sequence ATGGAAGAAGATTATTATGAAATTTTAGGTATTAGTAAATCCGCTAGCGGTGATGAGATAAAAAGTGCATTTAGGAAACTTGCTCTAAAATACCATCCAGACAGAAATCAAGGCGATAAAGAAGCCGAGGAAAAATTTAAAAAAATAAATGAAGCATACCAGGTTTTAAGTGACAGCGAAAAACGCTCTATGTATGATAGATATGGAAAAAGCGGATTAAACGGAATGGGTGGAGGTTTTGGCGGATTTGAAGATTTTGATTTAGGAGATATATTTAGTTCATTTTTTGGAGGTGGCTTTTCAAGAGGTGAAAGAAATCGCAAAAAAAATATAGATAATTATGAACTAGATATAGAAATTCCAGTTACATTAACATTTAAAGAGGCTGTTTTTGGTGTAAAAAAAGAGATAAACTATAAGATAAAAATACCTTGTGAAGTTTGTAATGGAACAGGTGCAAAAGATGGCAAAAAAACCGTATGTTCGCATTGTCATGGAACCGGAAAAATATCACAAAGGCAAGGTTTTATGAGCTTTATTCAAACCTGCCCATATTGTAACGGAACAGGAGAGGTAGTAAAAGACAAATGCAGCGCATGTAATGGTAAAGGCTACGAGGAAGAATCAACATCTACAACCATAAATATACCAGCAGGCGTTGATAATGGAACAAAAATAAGGGTAAGCTCTAAGGGAAATCTCTCAGCAAGTGGAGTTAGCGGGGATATGTATATTAGAATTTCAGTAAAAGAAGATAAATACTTCATTAGACACAATGACGATATATATATTGAAGTTCCAGTATTTTTCACTCAAGCAGTTCTTGGTGCAACACTTAGCATTCCAAATTTAAAAGATGAAAAACTAGAATTAAGACTTCCAATAGGGGCACACGATAAACAACAATTTGTATTTGATAATGAAGGTGTGGTAAATTTAAAGGATGGATCAAAAGGAAGGTTGATAGCTCAAATTTCTATGAAAATGCCTAAAAAATTATCTCTTGAACAAATAGACTTACTAGAAAAATTAGAAGCAACTTTTGATGTAAAAAGCGAACATGATAGCAACGGCGAAGATAGTATATTGGATAAGATAAAAAACTGGTTTAAATAA
- the cysK gene encoding cysteine synthase A produces MNIANNVTELIGNTPIVKINSFSKDATILAKCEFLNPSHSVKDRAAFFMLKDAMDKGLINEKTTIIEPTSGNTGVALAMLAAHYNLKMILTMPSSMSIERQKLLSAFGAKIVLTDPKFGMKGAVDEANKLASEISNSFIPMQFENLSNREAHKKTTAMEILRDTEGKIDFFVASFGTGGTLSGTAEILKQNIPNLKVIGVEPEDSPLLTKGYAGSHKIQGIGANFIPKNLNQDVVDEFVCVSNEDSFNTSKQLATKEGLLVGISSGANVFIASQIAKENKGKTIITMLNDTGERYLSTDLFK; encoded by the coding sequence ATGAATATAGCAAATAATGTAACTGAACTTATAGGAAATACTCCTATTGTTAAAATAAATAGTTTTTCAAAAGATGCAACTATTTTGGCAAAGTGTGAGTTTTTAAATCCAAGCCACTCCGTAAAAGATAGAGCAGCTTTTTTTATGTTAAAAGATGCAATGGACAAAGGATTAATAAACGAAAAAACTACAATTATAGAACCAACTAGTGGAAATACCGGTGTTGCCTTGGCGATGTTAGCTGCTCATTATAATCTTAAAATGATACTTACTATGCCAAGCTCTATGAGTATAGAAAGACAAAAGCTTTTATCGGCATTTGGAGCAAAAATAGTTTTAACTGATCCTAAATTTGGTATGAAAGGTGCAGTTGATGAAGCAAATAAGTTAGCAAGTGAAATTTCAAATTCTTTTATACCTATGCAGTTTGAGAATTTATCAAATCGTGAAGCACATAAAAAAACTACAGCAATGGAAATTTTAAGAGACACAGAAGGTAAAATAGACTTTTTTGTTGCGTCTTTTGGCACTGGCGGAACGCTAAGCGGAACTGCTGAAATTTTAAAACAAAATATCCCAAATTTAAAAGTTATAGGGGTTGAGCCAGAAGATTCCCCTTTGCTTACAAAAGGATACGCAGGAAGTCATAAAATCCAAGGAATAGGTGCAAATTTCATACCAAAAAATTTAAATCAAGATGTAGTTGATGAGTTTGTTTGTGTTAGTAATGAAGACTCGTTTAATACTTCAAAACAGCTTGCAACAAAAGAGGGTTTATTGGTTGGAATTTCAAGTGGTGCAAATGTATTCATAGCTTCGCAAATTGCAAAAGAAAACAAAGGAAAAACAATTATAACTATGTTAAATGATACTGGGGAAAGATATCTTTCAACAGATCTTTTTAAATAA
- a CDS encoding ArsS family sensor histidine kinase — protein sequence MMHSISTKITIIFCIAFSVVCLLFLTFSDMQKNIFIEKTKDRQISAINYLTVLYSRGSIPDDFGVYFKNFGLKYVDDEKLNDSILNSKTQLFVVPTELGVFESISYGDNLYLYLKNPSFDILLKNIDDDKISDSLWIGFILSATLLISLYISVMKNLAPLKKLNRNIKNFATGNLDVVCFESSSNDEIAELGREFGKAVIKIRELIRSRQLFLRAIMHELKTPIGKGRIVCELLDDEIQKKRLSTIFERLEMLINEFAKVEQLLSKSYSFNYSKYHISEVVDQALDILMLDNFENKISINAKQNPILKADFQLLSLAIKNLLDNSLKYSQNGKSELYYDEDRLIVKNLGNPLDNTFDYYKQAFIREKDSKVSGMGLGLYIIDHICEMHKFKFDYRYKDGYHEFIIWFSKEASSEKRA from the coding sequence ATGATGCACTCAATTAGCACAAAAATAACTATTATTTTTTGTATAGCATTTTCCGTTGTTTGTTTGTTATTTTTGACATTTTCTGATATGCAAAAAAATATTTTTATAGAAAAAACAAAAGATAGACAAATAAGTGCTATAAATTATCTGACTGTTTTATATTCAAGAGGAAGTATTCCAGATGATTTTGGTGTGTATTTTAAAAATTTTGGTTTAAAATATGTTGATGATGAAAAACTTAATGATTCTATACTAAATTCAAAAACTCAGCTTTTTGTTGTTCCAACAGAGCTTGGAGTTTTTGAGTCTATATCATATGGAGATAATCTATATTTATATCTTAAGAACCCATCTTTTGATATTCTTTTAAAAAATATAGATGATGATAAAATTAGTGATTCATTGTGGATAGGATTTATTTTGAGTGCTACGCTTTTGATTTCACTTTATATATCTGTTATGAAAAATTTAGCTCCTCTTAAAAAATTAAACAGAAATATTAAAAACTTTGCTACTGGAAATTTAGATGTAGTATGTTTTGAAAGCAGTTCAAATGATGAGATAGCAGAACTTGGAAGAGAATTTGGAAAAGCTGTTATAAAGATAAGAGAGCTTATTCGCTCAAGACAACTTTTTTTACGAGCTATTATGCATGAACTTAAAACGCCTATTGGAAAGGGTAGGATAGTTTGCGAACTGCTTGATGATGAAATTCAAAAAAAAAGACTTTCTACTATTTTTGAAAGACTTGAAATGCTGATAAATGAGTTTGCAAAAGTCGAACAACTTCTTTCTAAAAGTTACTCTTTTAATTACTCAAAATACCATATTAGTGAAGTAGTGGATCAAGCGCTTGATATATTAATGCTTGATAATTTTGAAAATAAAATAAGTATAAATGCCAAGCAAAATCCTATCTTAAAAGCTGATTTTCAACTTTTGTCTTTAGCGATAAAAAATCTTCTTGATAATTCATTAAAATACTCTCAAAATGGCAAATCAGAACTTTATTATGATGAAGATAGATTGATTGTTAAAAATCTTGGTAATCCTCTTGATAATACTTTTGATTATTATAAACAAGCATTTATTAGGGAAAAAGATAGTAAAGTAAGTGGAATGGGGCTTGGTCTTTATATAATTGATCATATTTGTGAAATGCATAAATTTAAGTTTGATTATAGGTATAAAGATGGATATCACGAGTTTATAATATGGTTTAGTAAAGAAGCTTCTAGTGAAAAAAGGGCTTGA
- a CDS encoding response regulator transcription factor produces the protein MINVLMIEDDTEFAQILSEYLAKFNIQITNYDDPYLGLSAGVKNYDLLILDLTLPGMDGLEVCKEIREKYDIPIIISSARSDLSDKVVGLQIGADDYLPKPYDPKEMHARIMSLIRRYKKSAELTEQESDSVFKIDELRHEILFHGQPLTLTPAEFEILAYLIKQHSFSVSREQLVYNCKSLKDKDSKSLDVIIGRLRNKIGDNSKSPKHIFSVRGIGYKLVG, from the coding sequence ATGATAAATGTATTAATGATAGAAGATGATACCGAATTTGCTCAAATTTTATCTGAATATTTGGCAAAATTTAATATACAAATTACAAATTATGACGACCCGTATTTAGGTTTAAGTGCTGGTGTTAAAAACTATGATTTGCTTATATTAGATTTAACTTTACCTGGTATGGATGGTTTGGAAGTTTGTAAAGAGATAAGAGAAAAATATGATATTCCTATCATTATTTCTTCTGCTAGAAGTGATTTAAGCGATAAAGTTGTAGGGCTTCAAATAGGTGCGGATGATTATTTGCCAAAACCATATGATCCAAAAGAGATGCATGCAAGGATAATGAGTCTTATTAGAAGATATAAAAAATCAGCAGAACTTACTGAGCAAGAAAGTGATTCTGTGTTCAAAATTGATGAGTTAAGGCATGAAATTTTATTTCACGGGCAACCGCTTACTTTAACACCAGCAGAGTTTGAAATTCTAGCATATCTTATAAAACAACATAGTTTTTCAGTATCAAGAGAACAACTTGTATATAATTGCAAAAGTTTAAAAGATAAAGATTCTAAAAGTTTAGATGTTATCATAGGCAGACTTAGAAATAAAATTGGCGATAACTCAAAATCACCAAAACATATATTTTCTGTTCGCGGGATAGGATATAAGTTAGTAGGATGA
- a CDS encoding RrF2 family transcriptional regulator, which yields MAVLSTKGIYGLLALFEIMKASEVSPITIKEIAKKTGISKNYFEQILNSLRNAGIISSIKGKNGGYFMAKSPDEISFLDAFSALETNFMISNVYTKNSAIAHFLEDCEAKFKGIFDMQLSKLNDFEDKSKEYLNFII from the coding sequence ATGGCTGTTTTATCAACTAAGGGAATTTATGGTCTTTTAGCACTTTTTGAGATAATGAAAGCTAGTGAGGTTTCGCCAATAACAATAAAAGAAATAGCTAAAAAAACTGGTATTTCTAAAAACTATTTTGAGCAAATTTTAAACTCTCTTAGAAATGCTGGAATTATTTCTAGTATAAAGGGTAAAAATGGTGGATATTTTATGGCAAAATCGCCTGATGAGATAAGCTTTTTGGATGCATTTAGTGCCCTAGAAACAAATTTTATGATTAGTAATGTATATACAAAAAATAGCGCTATTGCACATTTTTTAGAAGATTGCGAAGCGAAATTTAAAGGTATATTTGATATGCAACTTTCTAAACTAAATGATTTTGAAGATAAAAGTAAAGAGTATTTAAATTTTATAATATAA
- the glmS gene encoding glutamine--fructose-6-phosphate transaminase (isomerizing), with amino-acid sequence MCGIVGYIGEKEKKDIILNGLSELEYRGYDSAGMVVMDNNKINYFKAVGKLENLKHKTKDYESNGFGIAIGHTRWATHGKPTEINAHPHLGEFSFVIHNGIIENYKELKEELEKNGVKFLSQTDTEVIVHLFEQFTKTKSSNFEAFKSTIKKLKGSFAILLITKSAPDTIFFAKNAVPLIVGKNSSSKEIFFASSDAPLITLATDAMYLEDMMYGYAKYGEVNIYKDEKEISKNFVALPKDKTYAQKEGYRFFMEKEIYEQAGVVSETLMGRVKNGKITLDELNPAIFENIDEITICACGTSYHAGLVASYLFERIAKIRTKVEYASEFRYKNPLLNQKSLFIVISQSGETADTLEALKMAKEAGLKILAICNVDNSSIVRAADGVLLTRAGIEKGVASTKAFATQVMVLWMCVLYIANQKNVINDEIYNNEVKALIHIPQVLNIKDSLQDKIYRLAKRYLKGHGFFFIGRDVFYPLALEGALKLKEISYLHAEGYPAGEMKHGPIALADDGLTVVALMPQNILYEKTKSNVEELAARDATILAISPLEFDLSDDFIKTSNQEHIMCEFFEMMIILQILALQISIRLGNDVDMPRNLAKSVTVE; translated from the coding sequence ATGTGTGGAATTGTAGGTTACATTGGCGAAAAAGAGAAAAAAGACATAATTTTAAATGGGCTTAGCGAATTAGAATATCGAGGATACGATAGTGCCGGAATGGTTGTTATGGATAATAATAAAATAAATTATTTTAAAGCAGTTGGAAAACTTGAAAACTTAAAACACAAAACCAAAGATTATGAAAGTAATGGATTTGGAATTGCAATAGGTCATACGCGTTGGGCAACTCATGGAAAACCAACTGAAATCAATGCTCATCCACATTTAGGCGAATTTAGCTTTGTTATACATAATGGTATTATAGAAAACTATAAAGAGCTAAAAGAAGAATTAGAAAAAAATGGAGTTAAATTTCTTAGTCAAACAGATACAGAGGTTATAGTTCATCTATTTGAACAATTTACTAAAACCAAAAGCTCAAATTTTGAAGCTTTTAAGAGCACTATAAAAAAATTAAAAGGATCTTTTGCAATACTCCTTATCACAAAATCAGCCCCAGATACAATATTTTTTGCAAAAAATGCAGTTCCTTTAATAGTTGGAAAAAATAGCAGTTCAAAAGAGATATTTTTTGCATCATCTGATGCACCACTAATCACACTAGCAACAGATGCCATGTATCTTGAAGACATGATGTATGGATATGCAAAATATGGCGAAGTTAATATATATAAAGATGAAAAAGAGATTTCAAAAAACTTTGTAGCTCTTCCAAAAGATAAAACCTATGCTCAAAAGGAGGGTTATAGGTTTTTTATGGAAAAAGAAATTTATGAACAAGCTGGGGTTGTGAGTGAAACTTTAATGGGAAGAGTAAAAAATGGAAAAATTACATTAGATGAGTTAAATCCAGCTATTTTTGAAAATATAGATGAAATTACAATTTGTGCTTGCGGCACAAGCTATCATGCTGGATTAGTTGCGAGTTATCTTTTTGAAAGGATAGCAAAAATTCGCACAAAAGTAGAATATGCAAGTGAATTTAGATATAAAAATCCCCTTTTAAATCAAAAATCGCTATTTATAGTAATATCGCAAAGTGGTGAAACAGCAGACACTTTAGAAGCTCTAAAAATGGCAAAAGAAGCTGGATTAAAAATTCTAGCTATTTGCAATGTTGATAATAGCTCTATAGTAAGAGCTGCTGATGGGGTGCTTCTAACAAGAGCAGGCATAGAAAAAGGGGTGGCAAGTACAAAGGCTTTTGCAACACAAGTTATGGTTTTATGGATGTGCGTTTTATATATTGCAAATCAAAAAAATGTGATTAATGATGAAATTTATAATAACGAAGTAAAAGCACTTATACATATACCACAAGTTTTAAACATAAAAGACAGCTTACAAGATAAAATTTATAGACTAGCAAAAAGATATCTAAAAGGACATGGATTCTTCTTCATAGGAAGAGATGTATTTTATCCACTTGCACTTGAAGGGGCTTTAAAACTAAAAGAAATAAGCTATCTACACGCCGAGGGTTACCCTGCAGGAGAGATGAAACATGGTCCTATAGCGCTAGCAGATGACGGCTTAACTGTTGTTGCCCTTATGCCACAAAATATACTTTATGAAAAAACAAAAAGCAATGTTGAAGAACTTGCTGCAAGAGATGCCACGATACTTGCTATAAGCCCTTTAGAATTTGATTTAAGTGATGATTTTATCAAAACATCTAATCAAGAACATATTATGTGTGAGTTTTTTGAAATGATGATAATACTACAAATTTTAGCTCTTCAAATTTCAATAAGACTTGGAAATGATGTTGATATGCCAAGAAATTTAGCAAAAAGCGTTACAGTAGAATAA
- the mqnE gene encoding aminofutalosine synthase MqnE produces the protein MNLIDKIKNGKRLGFDEALLLYEMDLFELGHIANNIRQKFNGKKVYFNVNRHINPTNLCADVCQFCAFSSHRKNEYAYTMSHEEIMQIVDETVARGTKEIHIVSAHNPNVSWQWYLEIFKKIKQKYPFLHIKAMTAAEVDYLHRKYGFSYEEVLDKMIEYGVDSMPGGGAEIFDEEVRKKICKTKVSSQDWLNIHRLWHKKGRESNATMLFGHIEDRIHRIDHIFRIRDLQDEALKNEKGGFNAFIPLVYQRENNYLKIDDYLGAEEILKTVAISRILLDNIKHIKAYWATMSLKLAMVAQEFGCDDLDGTIEKESIQSSAGANSRNGESIKDFIDLIKSSNLIPVQRDSLYNEIKTY, from the coding sequence ATGAATTTAATAGACAAAATAAAAAATGGTAAAAGGTTGGGTTTTGATGAAGCTTTATTGCTTTATGAAATGGATCTTTTTGAGCTAGGGCACATTGCAAATAATATAAGGCAGAAATTTAATGGAAAAAAAGTATATTTTAATGTAAATAGACACATAAATCCTACAAATTTATGTGCAGATGTTTGTCAATTTTGTGCATTTTCTTCACATAGGAAAAATGAATATGCCTACACAATGAGTCACGAAGAAATAATGCAAATAGTTGATGAAACAGTTGCTAGAGGAACAAAAGAGATTCATATAGTTTCAGCACATAATCCAAATGTTTCATGGCAGTGGTATTTGGAAATTTTTAAAAAAATTAAACAAAAATATCCATTTTTGCATATTAAAGCGATGACAGCTGCAGAGGTTGATTATTTGCATAGAAAATATGGATTTAGTTACGAAGAAGTGTTAGATAAGATGATAGAATATGGCGTTGATTCTATGCCTGGTGGCGGGGCTGAAATTTTTGATGAAGAAGTTAGAAAAAAAATATGCAAAACAAAAGTTAGTTCTCAAGATTGGCTCAATATACATAGATTATGGCACAAAAAAGGCAGAGAAAGCAATGCAACTATGCTTTTTGGTCACATAGAAGATAGAATTCATAGAATAGATCATATTTTTCGCATTAGAGATTTGCAAGATGAAGCATTGAAAAATGAAAAAGGCGGTTTTAACGCCTTTATACCGCTTGTTTATCAAAGGGAAAATAACTATCTTAAAATTGACGATTATCTTGGTGCTGAGGAAATTTTAAAAACAGTTGCCATTAGTAGAATTTTGTTAGATAATATAAAGCACATAAAAGCTTACTGGGCTACGATGAGTTTAAAACTTGCTATGGTGGCTCAAGAATTTGGTTGTGATGATTTGGATGGAACTATAGAAAAAGAAAGCATTCAAAGTAGTGCGGGTGCAAATAGTAGGAATGGTGAGAGTATAAAAGATTTTATAGACCTTATAAAATCATCAAATTTAATTCCTGTTCAGCGTGATAGTTTATATAATGAAATTAAAACTTATTAA
- the recR gene encoding recombination mediator RecR, producing the protein MKKGLEKFNELVEAFEKLPGVGKKSALRYAYFVSIKDISAGLSLAHRIEDASRKLRRCSICNGLSENEICDICADDDRNSDLLCVVENPKDILVFEQNGIYDGLYFVLDDINEENILNLKKCIEKNSSKELIFAFTPSINSDALIMFLEDKLSNFNLKFTKIAQGIPTGVSLENVDMLSLLKAIEGRTSI; encoded by the coding sequence GTGAAAAAAGGGCTTGAAAAATTTAATGAACTTGTGGAAGCCTTTGAAAAACTTCCTGGAGTTGGCAAAAAATCTGCACTAAGATATGCTTATTTTGTAAGTATTAAAGATATTTCAGCTGGACTATCTTTAGCTCACCGCATAGAAGATGCTTCTAGAAAACTTAGAAGATGTTCTATATGTAATGGTTTGAGTGAAAATGAAATTTGTGATATTTGTGCAGATGATGATAGAAATAGCGATTTGCTGTGTGTTGTTGAAAATCCAAAAGATATTTTAGTTTTTGAACAAAATGGTATTTATGATGGACTTTATTTTGTTTTAGATGATATTAACGAAGAAAATATTTTAAATTTAAAAAAATGTATAGAAAAAAATAGCTCTAAAGAGTTGATTTTTGCTTTTACTCCAAGCATAAATAGTGATGCACTTATAATGTTTTTAGAAGACAAGTTATCGAATTTTAATCTTAAATTTACAAAAATTGCCCAAGGCATACCAACTGGAGTTAGTTTAGAAAATGTTGATATGCTTTCTTTGCTTAAAGCAATTGAAGGAAGAACTAGTATTTAA